A genomic stretch from Coffea arabica cultivar ET-39 chromosome 10c, Coffea Arabica ET-39 HiFi, whole genome shotgun sequence includes:
- the LOC113712167 gene encoding uncharacterized protein produces the protein MAEYDQSNIKVEEGSAVEATDRGLFNLGKKVEEKKCDQGQAISAEFDEKVRVSEPDKEEEKKHGGLLEKLHRSGSSSSSSSEEEVEEGGEKKKKKKEKKGLKDKIKEKISGDKKDEEKVEKCEEDTSIPVEKYDEPAHADAAHEPEEKKGFLDKIKEKLPGGGQKKTEEVAAAAAPPPSAECTATEGEAKDKKGFLDKIKEKLPGYHPKTEEEKEKEKGKEAGCH, from the exons ATGGCCGAGTATGATCAGAGTAACATCAAGGTTGAGGAGGGATCAGCTGTTGAGGCCACGGATCGCGGACTCTTCAACTTGGGCAAGAAAGTGGAAGAGAAGAAGTGTGATCAAGGACAGGCCATCTCTGCGGAGTTTGATGAGAAAGTGCGTGTTTCTGAACCAGACAAGGAGGAGGAAAAGAAGCATGGTGGTCTTCTCGAGAAGCTCCACCGATCTGGTAGCAGCTCCAGCAGC TCAAGTGAGGAAGAAGTAGAAGAGGGTGgtgagaagaagaagaaaaagaaggaaaagaagggtTTGAAGGACAAGATCAAGGAGAAGATATCGGGTGATAAAAAGGACGAAGAAAAGGTTGAAAAATGTGAGGAAGACACGTCTATCCCAGTTGAGAAATATGACGAACCGGCCCATGCAGATGCTGCTCATGAACCAGAGGAGAAAAAGGGCTTCTTAGATAAGATCAAGGAGAAACTACCAGGTGGTGGTCAGAAGAAGACTGAGGAAGTCGCCGCAGCAGCAGCACCGCCTCCTTCGGCAGAGTGCACCGCCACTGAAGGTGAGGCCAAGGATAAGAAGGGATTCTTGGATAAGATCAAGGAGAAGCTTCCTGGCTACCATCCCAAGactgaagaagaaaaggaaaaggaaaaaggaaaggaggCTGGATGCCATTAA